One Natrinema marinum genomic window carries:
- the ilvA gene encoding threonine ammonia-lyase, translating into MSGNRSASEPRVTGADIEAARERIADVVHRTPLDTSRTFAEMSGAASVGLKLENVQRTGSFKIRGAYNTMAQLSPAEREAGVIASSAGNHAQGVALAGQLLDIETTIVVPEVTPAAKIEATRGYGAEVVVEGDIYERSYEYATERADETGETFVHPFDDEAIVAGQGTVGLELREQYPEIDTVLVSIGGGGLISGIGTALKAREPDVRVIGVQPEGAAHAKPSLEAGEIRELPDVDTVAEGIADTRLLETTFAIAREVVDDVVSVSDREIAAAVTLLAERAKTVAESAGAAPLAAALSDELELGGEHVGVVISGGNVNLTEHAELTRAGLHELERYAEARLAVAGWPTTVGDVVETVESEGAELDVLERARRTSVDEPNRVPVTVGLEGSGPAHLEGVLEALAGLEGVSVVERSLE; encoded by the coding sequence ATGAGCGGGAACCGGTCCGCGAGCGAGCCGCGAGTCACGGGAGCGGACATCGAGGCTGCACGGGAGCGCATCGCCGACGTGGTCCACCGCACGCCGCTCGATACCTCGCGGACGTTCGCCGAGATGAGCGGCGCGGCCTCGGTGGGGCTCAAACTCGAGAACGTCCAACGGACGGGGTCGTTCAAGATCCGCGGGGCGTACAACACGATGGCCCAGCTCTCGCCCGCGGAGCGCGAGGCGGGCGTCATCGCCTCGAGCGCGGGCAACCACGCCCAGGGCGTCGCGCTGGCCGGTCAGTTGCTCGATATCGAGACGACGATCGTCGTCCCCGAGGTGACCCCCGCCGCGAAAATCGAGGCCACCCGCGGCTACGGGGCCGAGGTCGTCGTCGAGGGCGACATCTACGAGCGCTCCTACGAGTACGCCACAGAGCGGGCCGACGAGACCGGCGAGACGTTCGTCCACCCCTTCGACGACGAGGCCATCGTCGCCGGCCAGGGGACGGTCGGCCTCGAGTTGCGCGAGCAATACCCCGAGATCGACACCGTCCTCGTTTCGATCGGCGGCGGCGGGCTCATCTCGGGCATCGGGACGGCGCTAAAAGCTCGCGAGCCGGACGTGCGCGTGATCGGCGTCCAGCCTGAGGGCGCCGCCCACGCCAAGCCGTCGCTCGAGGCCGGCGAGATCCGCGAACTTCCGGACGTCGACACCGTCGCGGAGGGGATCGCGGACACCCGGCTGCTCGAGACCACCTTCGCGATCGCCCGCGAGGTCGTCGACGACGTGGTCAGCGTGAGCGACCGGGAGATCGCCGCCGCCGTGACCCTGCTGGCCGAGCGCGCGAAGACAGTCGCCGAGAGCGCCGGAGCCGCCCCGCTCGCCGCGGCGCTGTCGGACGAACTGGAGCTCGGAGGTGAGCACGTCGGCGTCGTGATCTCCGGCGGCAACGTCAATCTCACCGAACACGCCGAACTGACGCGGGCGGGGTTACACGAACTCGAGCGCTACGCCGAAGCGCGACTCGCGGTCGCGGGCTGGCCGACGACGGTCGGCGACGTGGTCGAGACCGTCGAATCGGAGGGCGCCGAACTGGACGTCCTCGAGCGCGCCCGTCGAACGTCGGTCGACGAGCCGAATCGGGTGCCGGTCACCGTCGGCCTCGAGGGGAGTGGTCCCGCCCATCTCGAGGGAGTGCTCGAGGCGCTAGCGGGGCTCGAAGGGGTGTCGGTCGTGGAACGCTCGCTCGAGTAG
- a CDS encoding aminotransferase class III-fold pyridoxal phosphate-dependent enzyme, with translation MDRDTAEPDADALPGPNAQQWVDFHQEYSAPSEYSHEFVWDVTREADGPFVTDVDGNVLLDFTCHIGAAPLGYNNETVLSKVREFDLVEPMKIAGQDMYFGSGPSPDEADFPGSSHLMEKLTEVSSQYGMDTVFLSNSGAEAMENAMKITNDYRAPSKYGVAFSGSFHGRTLGTLSITKSKDVYTRHYPEISGIETVPFCDDRGCDAASCDCGFFSGGGSQLRNMLAPEGGYVDPDEIAFLTLEPIQGVGGYRFPSEEFMGEVAAVTDEYDIPLVVDEIQAGVGRTGEIWASDHYPIEPDVIASAKALRVGATISRSEIFPDQKNRLGSTFGGGDLLGSMMGAFTLEAIEEHDLLDNATRRGEQAKELLRDDAPDYVEDVRGKGLMLAVEFDTPERRTNVVQAALERGLLTLGCGKKTIRLLPPLDSTAREIDLGIGIFLEAIEAVGPSAKVA, from the coding sequence ATGGATAGGGACACGGCGGAACCCGACGCGGACGCGCTTCCGGGTCCGAACGCCCAGCAGTGGGTGGACTTCCACCAGGAGTACTCGGCCCCCAGCGAGTACTCCCACGAATTCGTCTGGGACGTAACCCGAGAGGCCGACGGCCCGTTCGTCACGGACGTCGACGGCAACGTCCTGCTCGATTTTACCTGTCACATCGGCGCGGCACCGCTCGGCTACAACAACGAGACGGTCCTCTCGAAGGTCCGCGAGTTCGACCTCGTCGAACCGATGAAGATCGCCGGCCAGGACATGTACTTCGGCTCCGGCCCCAGCCCCGACGAGGCCGACTTCCCCGGCTCGAGCCACCTTATGGAGAAACTGACCGAGGTCTCGAGCCAGTATGGAATGGACACCGTCTTCCTCTCGAACTCCGGCGCGGAGGCGATGGAGAACGCGATGAAGATCACGAACGACTACCGTGCCCCGTCGAAGTACGGCGTGGCCTTCTCCGGGAGCTTTCACGGTCGGACCCTCGGGACGCTGTCGATCACGAAGTCCAAGGACGTCTACACGCGCCACTACCCCGAGATCAGCGGGATCGAGACGGTCCCGTTCTGTGACGACCGGGGCTGTGACGCCGCGAGCTGTGACTGCGGCTTCTTCAGCGGCGGCGGCTCGCAGCTCCGTAACATGCTCGCGCCCGAAGGCGGCTACGTCGATCCCGACGAGATCGCCTTCCTGACGCTCGAGCCGATCCAGGGCGTCGGCGGCTACCGCTTCCCCAGCGAGGAGTTCATGGGGGAGGTCGCGGCCGTCACCGACGAGTACGACATCCCGCTGGTCGTCGACGAGATTCAGGCCGGCGTCGGCCGCACCGGCGAGATCTGGGCCTCCGACCACTACCCGATCGAACCCGACGTGATCGCCAGCGCGAAGGCTCTGCGCGTCGGCGCGACCATCTCTCGCTCCGAGATCTTCCCCGACCAGAAGAACCGGCTGGGCTCCACCTTCGGCGGCGGTGACCTGCTCGGCTCGATGATGGGCGCGTTCACCCTCGAGGCGATCGAGGAACACGACCTCCTCGACAACGCCACCAGACGCGGCGAGCAGGCCAAAGAGCTCCTGCGCGACGACGCGCCCGACTACGTCGAGGACGTCCGCGGCAAGGGCCTGATGCTCGCCGTCGAGTTCGACACCCCCGAGCGCCGGACGAACGTCGTCCAGGCGGCCCTCGAGCGCGGCCTCCTGACGCTTGGCTGTGGCAAGAAGACTATCCGCCTGCTCCCGCCGCTGGACTCGACCGCACGCGAGATCGATCTCGGGATCGGTATCTTCCTCGAGGCGATCGAGGCCGTCGGGCCGAGCGCGAAGGTGGCCTGA
- a CDS encoding BCCT family transporter, with protein sequence MSSADQGMVDEFLEEIDPIVFAFGALLTVGVIGMFFVNRSLVRGTISTLNTVMLEYLNWALLAIVFLIVLFLLFLIFSPWGKLRFGDDPPEYSFLSFFAMLYSAGFAAGVVFWGPTEALFYYDNPSPLFDVGSQSGAAMSIAIQQTLFHWALPQLAVFTIMGIAIGYFTYNYDNVPLRVSSALTPILGKENLDGPVAKVIDILAVFATIGGVATSLGFIGSQFISGLNYQWGVDLGNAGIIVVVTTMTLLFTLSMVLGVDKGIRRLSNFNMILFVTLLVATFVVGPSIFLVLLGTQAIGGMITDFVSMSLFTGAGVEGGTEWANAWTVFYWAWALSWSPFAGLFIARISRGRTVREVAFTGIVATSAATIPWFVSLGGTAVWMQHNGIADFSQVMAGELGPETTGFIMFDAFPLGTVFMVSFMLLVTTFFITSADSSTLAVSMMTTGGKAHPSNINRIFWGVVLGMTAAVLMIIGGVSALQSAAIITGAPFAFVCFFAMLGLIKHFSSTEGRLLLQDETVLIGSSRKAEPESPPGGPVESDDD encoded by the coding sequence ATGAGCAGCGCCGACCAAGGGATGGTCGACGAGTTCCTCGAGGAGATCGATCCGATCGTCTTCGCGTTCGGTGCGTTGTTGACCGTCGGGGTGATCGGGATGTTCTTCGTCAACCGGAGCCTCGTCCGAGGGACGATCTCGACGCTCAACACTGTGATGCTCGAGTACCTGAACTGGGCACTGCTGGCGATCGTGTTCCTGATCGTTCTCTTCCTCTTGTTCTTGATCTTCAGTCCATGGGGCAAGCTCCGTTTCGGTGACGATCCACCCGAGTACAGCTTCCTCTCGTTCTTCGCGATGCTGTACTCTGCAGGCTTCGCGGCAGGTGTCGTGTTCTGGGGGCCGACGGAGGCACTGTTCTACTACGACAACCCATCGCCGCTGTTCGATGTCGGTAGCCAATCGGGCGCGGCGATGAGCATCGCCATCCAGCAGACGCTCTTCCACTGGGCGCTACCGCAGCTGGCCGTGTTCACGATCATGGGGATCGCGATCGGCTACTTCACGTACAACTACGACAACGTTCCCCTCCGGGTGTCCTCGGCACTCACGCCGATCCTCGGAAAGGAGAACCTGGACGGGCCGGTCGCGAAAGTCATCGACATCCTCGCCGTCTTTGCGACCATCGGTGGCGTCGCGACGTCGCTTGGCTTCATCGGGAGCCAGTTCATCAGCGGTCTCAACTACCAGTGGGGAGTCGACTTGGGGAACGCCGGGATCATCGTCGTGGTGACGACGATGACGCTCCTGTTCACTCTCTCGATGGTGCTGGGGGTCGACAAGGGGATCCGGCGGCTCTCGAACTTCAACATGATCCTCTTCGTCACCCTGCTGGTCGCGACCTTCGTTGTTGGTCCGTCGATCTTTCTGGTCCTGCTCGGAACGCAGGCCATCGGCGGGATGATCACTGACTTCGTCTCGATGAGCCTCTTCACCGGTGCCGGTGTCGAAGGAGGAACCGAGTGGGCGAACGCTTGGACCGTCTTCTACTGGGCCTGGGCGCTCTCGTGGTCGCCGTTCGCGGGACTGTTCATCGCACGGATCTCCCGCGGCCGAACCGTTCGTGAGGTCGCATTCACCGGTATCGTCGCGACCTCGGCAGCGACGATTCCGTGGTTCGTTTCGCTCGGCGGAACGGCCGTCTGGATGCAGCACAACGGGATCGCCGACTTCAGTCAGGTGATGGCGGGCGAACTCGGGCCCGAAACGACCGGCTTCATCATGTTCGACGCGTTCCCGCTCGGGACGGTGTTCATGGTCTCGTTCATGCTCCTCGTCACGACGTTCTTCATCACGTCGGCGGACTCGTCGACGCTCGCCGTTTCGATGATGACGACCGGCGGGAAGGCACATCCGTCGAACATCAACCGGATCTTCTGGGGCGTCGTCCTCGGGATGACTGCCGCGGTCCTGATGATCATCGGCGGCGTCAGCGCATTGCAGTCGGCGGCGATCATCACCGGCGCGCCGTTCGCCTTCGTCTGCTTCTTCGCGATGCTCGGACTGATCAAACACTTCAGTTCGACCGAAGGCCGTCTGCTACTGCAGGACGAAACCGTCCTCATCGGCTCGAGCAGGAAGGCCGAACCCGAATCGCCGCCCGGTGGCCCCGTCGAATCGGACGACGACTGA
- a CDS encoding amidohydrolase, with the protein MSHEARTRLSELRRAFHRHPEPGWREFRTTARVVEELERIGVDEIVVGREALATDERMAVPPESELEPWRERAREAGVRPDILERTADGHTGVIAVLEQGEGPCLGLRVDLDAISMRESTEGDHRPAAEGFRSEHDGYMHACGHDAHLAMALGTLETVKRSDFSGTLKVFFQPAEEISGGGKAMAESGYLDDVDYLLALHIGLDHPTGEIVAGIEKPLAMAHLTATFEGASAHAGKAPNEGANAMQAAATAIQNAYGIPRHSDGLTRVNVGHIEGGTASNVIAEEVTMEAEVRGETTALMEYMRTELERVLYAAAELHDCDVTPRVISESPRVDSHPALRDLVGNVAWELEGVDRVIPSEEFGVSEDVTYLMQRVQDNGGLASYVLIGTDHPTSHHTPTFDVDEESLEIGVALLSETAVELSRRRP; encoded by the coding sequence ATGTCTCACGAGGCACGCACCAGACTGAGCGAGCTACGGCGGGCGTTTCACCGCCACCCCGAACCCGGCTGGCGCGAGTTTCGGACGACGGCCCGCGTCGTCGAGGAGCTCGAGCGGATCGGCGTCGACGAGATCGTCGTCGGCCGCGAGGCGCTGGCGACCGACGAGCGCATGGCGGTCCCTCCAGAGTCGGAACTCGAGCCATGGCGCGAACGAGCGCGCGAGGCGGGCGTCAGGCCGGACATCTTAGAGCGTACCGCCGACGGACACACCGGCGTGATCGCGGTCCTCGAGCAGGGCGAGGGGCCGTGTCTCGGTCTGCGCGTCGACCTCGACGCGATCTCGATGCGGGAGTCGACCGAGGGCGACCACCGGCCGGCCGCCGAGGGCTTTCGCTCCGAACACGACGGCTACATGCACGCCTGCGGCCACGACGCCCACCTCGCGATGGCCCTCGGCACGCTCGAGACGGTCAAGCGAAGCGACTTTTCCGGGACGTTAAAGGTCTTCTTCCAGCCCGCAGAGGAGATCTCCGGCGGGGGGAAGGCGATGGCCGAGAGCGGCTACCTCGACGATGTCGACTACCTGCTCGCGCTTCATATCGGCCTCGATCACCCGACCGGCGAGATCGTCGCCGGAATCGAGAAACCCCTGGCGATGGCCCACCTGACCGCGACCTTCGAGGGGGCGAGCGCCCACGCGGGGAAGGCGCCCAACGAGGGGGCAAACGCCATGCAAGCGGCGGCGACCGCCATCCAGAACGCCTACGGCATTCCGCGCCACAGCGACGGCCTGACGCGGGTGAACGTCGGCCACATCGAGGGCGGTACCGCGAGCAACGTCATCGCCGAGGAGGTCACCATGGAGGCCGAGGTCCGCGGCGAGACGACGGCCCTGATGGAGTACATGCGCACCGAACTCGAGCGGGTGCTCTACGCCGCCGCGGAGCTACACGACTGCGACGTGACGCCGCGGGTGATCAGCGAATCGCCCCGCGTCGACAGCCACCCCGCCTTACGGGACCTCGTCGGGAACGTCGCGTGGGAACTCGAAGGCGTCGACCGAGTCATTCCGAGCGAGGAGTTCGGCGTGAGCGAGGACGTCACCTACCTCATGCAGCGGGTTCAGGACAATGGTGGCCTCGCCTCCTACGTTCTGATCGGGACCGACCACCCGACGAGCCACCACACGCCCACGTTCGACGTCGACGAGGAGAGCCTCGAGATCGGTGTGGCGTTGCTGTCCGAGACCGCGGTGGAACTCTCGCGACGGCGGCCGTGA
- a CDS encoding Rid family detoxifying hydrolase produces the protein MSDTTPIETDGTPSNDNPYSQGVRAGDTCYVSGYGPVDPDTGEPVEGDIEAQTDRVLDNIAAVVEEAGGDGLADVVKVTVYLTDLEDYERVNAAYDARFDDEPPARVCVEVARLPEDVRVEMDAIAYLG, from the coding sequence ATGTCCGACACTACCCCCATCGAGACCGACGGCACGCCGAGCAACGACAACCCCTACTCCCAGGGCGTCCGCGCCGGCGACACGTGCTACGTCTCCGGCTACGGTCCGGTCGATCCCGACACCGGCGAGCCCGTCGAGGGCGACATCGAAGCACAGACCGACCGCGTGCTCGACAACATCGCCGCCGTCGTCGAGGAAGCCGGCGGCGACGGCCTCGCGGACGTGGTCAAGGTCACCGTCTACCTGACCGACCTCGAGGACTACGAGCGGGTCAACGCGGCCTACGACGCGCGGTTCGACGACGAGCCGCCCGCGAGAGTCTGCGTCGAGGTCGCGCGGCTGCCGGAGGATGTCCGCGTGGAGATGGACGCGATCGCGTACCTCGGCTGA
- a CDS encoding aspartate aminotransferase family protein, with the protein MTAGPPIDELHFEDAPTVDDVPGPNTRALLEKQREIDSSAVAYPEDIPIAFEEGKGATVRDADGNTYIDLFAGIGVLNVGHSNPYVLEAVHEQADKFVHTVDFPTEARLELIEKLDEIAPDGLQGQNKVVFGGPTGSDAIEASIKLAKYNTGGDGLIAFRGAYHGATTGAMSVTSNKKFKGHYTPLLPDVVHAPYPHPFRQDKSPEEAVDHALEEVQAIVEDPYGGLANPAGIIVEPIQGEGGIVTPPEGFLQGLRDIADDNDVTLVFDEIQSGLGRSGQWWASDWAGVTPDAMTSAKALGGVGFPLSATMYHEDLDTWGSGDHAGTYRGHVVGMRAGTRAIEYIQDHDLLAHARDLGEYIRGRLHEAADETDRLADIRGKGLFIGAEFVDEDGTPDGDLVDAIQQYCFERGVLVWTAGRHGNVLRFLPPLVLTHELAETALDIVVEAIEAVTAEAAQTA; encoded by the coding sequence ATGACGGCAGGACCGCCGATAGACGAACTCCACTTCGAGGATGCACCGACCGTCGACGACGTTCCCGGTCCGAACACCCGGGCGCTGCTCGAGAAACAGCGCGAGATCGACAGTAGCGCGGTCGCCTACCCCGAAGACATCCCGATCGCATTCGAGGAGGGGAAGGGCGCGACGGTCCGCGATGCCGACGGTAACACCTACATCGACCTTTTCGCGGGGATCGGCGTGCTCAACGTCGGTCACTCGAACCCGTACGTGCTCGAGGCGGTCCACGAGCAGGCCGACAAGTTCGTTCACACGGTCGACTTCCCGACGGAAGCCCGGCTCGAACTGATCGAGAAACTCGACGAGATCGCCCCCGACGGCTTGCAGGGACAGAACAAGGTCGTCTTCGGCGGCCCGACCGGCAGCGACGCCATCGAGGCGTCGATCAAACTCGCCAAGTACAACACCGGCGGCGACGGGCTGATCGCGTTCCGCGGGGCCTACCACGGCGCGACGACCGGCGCGATGAGCGTCACGTCGAACAAGAAGTTCAAGGGCCACTACACGCCCCTGCTTCCCGATGTCGTCCACGCGCCCTATCCCCACCCGTTCCGACAGGACAAGTCGCCCGAGGAGGCGGTCGATCACGCGCTCGAGGAGGTCCAGGCCATCGTCGAGGACCCCTACGGCGGCCTCGCCAATCCGGCCGGCATCATCGTCGAGCCGATCCAAGGCGAGGGTGGCATCGTCACGCCGCCGGAGGGGTTCTTGCAGGGGCTGCGCGACATCGCCGACGACAACGACGTGACGCTCGTCTTCGACGAGATCCAGAGCGGACTCGGCCGCTCGGGCCAGTGGTGGGCCAGTGACTGGGCGGGCGTCACGCCCGACGCCATGACCTCCGCGAAGGCGCTGGGCGGCGTCGGCTTCCCGCTCTCGGCGACGATGTACCACGAGGACCTGGACACGTGGGGGTCGGGCGACCACGCCGGCACCTACCGCGGCCACGTCGTCGGCATGCGCGCCGGCACCCGCGCCATCGAGTATATCCAGGACCACGACCTGCTGGCCCACGCCCGCGACCTCGGCGAGTACATCCGGGGTCGCCTTCACGAGGCCGCAGACGAGACCGACCGGCTCGCCGATATCCGCGGGAAGGGCCTGTTCATCGGCGCGGAGTTCGTCGACGAAGACGGGACCCCCGACGGCGACCTCGTCGACGCGATCCAGCAGTACTGTTTCGAGCGCGGCGTCCTCGTCTGGACGGCCGGCCGCCACGGCAACGTGCTCCGGTTCCTCCCGCCGCTCGTGCTCACCCACGAGCTGGCCGAAACGGCCCTCGACATCGTCGTCGAGGCGATCGAGGCCGTGACCGCCGAAGCGGCTCAGACGGCCTGA
- a CDS encoding proline dehydrogenase family protein: MIPPIASRFVAGESPATALEHVRRLNDRDVKAILNLLGEHYDDRDDATADAAEYRQLVDDIAGSGLEACISVKPSQLGLDIGEDVFREELAAIVDAAADHGVFVWIDMEDHTTTDATLDAFENVAREHGGGVGVCVQANLRRTRADVRRLADVPGKVRFVKGAYDPPADVAYADGTRVDQEYRTLLEYAFEHYDGGIAVGSHDPAMIEHAKALHDRYGTDFEFQLLMGVRENVQEELAAEYEVWQYVPYGDQWKSYFYRRVTERTDNLRFALRAVLTG; this comes from the coding sequence ATGATCCCGCCGATCGCGAGCCGGTTCGTCGCGGGGGAGTCGCCGGCGACGGCGCTCGAGCACGTCCGCCGGCTGAACGACCGCGACGTGAAGGCGATCCTCAACCTGCTGGGCGAACACTACGACGACCGCGACGATGCGACCGCCGACGCAGCCGAATACCGGCAACTGGTCGACGATATCGCGGGCTCGGGCCTCGAGGCCTGCATTTCGGTCAAACCGTCCCAGTTGGGGTTAGACATCGGCGAGGATGTCTTCCGAGAGGAACTGGCCGCGATCGTCGACGCCGCGGCCGACCACGGGGTCTTCGTCTGGATCGACATGGAAGATCACACGACGACCGACGCGACGCTGGACGCCTTCGAAAACGTCGCCCGCGAACACGGAGGCGGCGTCGGCGTCTGCGTACAGGCGAACCTCAGGCGCACGCGGGCGGACGTGCGCCGGCTCGCCGACGTGCCGGGCAAGGTCCGATTCGTCAAGGGCGCCTACGATCCGCCGGCCGACGTGGCCTACGCGGACGGCACACGGGTCGACCAGGAGTATCGGACGCTGCTCGAGTACGCCTTCGAGCACTACGACGGCGGCATCGCGGTCGGGAGCCACGATCCGGCGATGATCGAGCACGCGAAAGCGCTCCACGACCGATACGGCACCGACTTCGAGTTCCAGTTGCTCATGGGCGTGCGCGAGAACGTCCAGGAGGAACTGGCCGCGGAGTACGAGGTCTGGCAGTACGTCCCCTACGGCGACCAGTGGAAGTCGTACTTCTACCGGCGGGTTACCGAGCGGACGGACAACCTCCGCTTTGCGCTACGGGCCGTCCTGACCGGGTAG
- a CDS encoding SOS response-associated peptidase: MCGRYTLTVAQDDLEARFDARFRDASDPDSGSDPSFAPRYNMAPGQELPVITDAEPETIQHLEWGLVPSWADDDSGGLINARAESVAEKPSFREAYQRRRCLVPADGFYEWVETDDGKQPYRVSFEDERVFALAGLWERWEPKTTQTGLDAFGGGVDEETESGPLETFTIVTTEPNDLVADLHHRMAVILEPDDERRWLTADDPRALLEPHPAEEMRTYPVSTAMNDPSVDEPSLLEPFEPAG, encoded by the coding sequence ATGTGCGGTCGCTACACGCTCACCGTCGCGCAGGACGACCTCGAGGCGCGGTTCGACGCCCGGTTTCGGGACGCGTCCGACCCCGACTCGGGCTCGGATCCGTCGTTCGCTCCTCGCTACAACATGGCCCCCGGCCAGGAGCTGCCGGTTATCACCGACGCCGAGCCGGAGACGATCCAGCACCTCGAGTGGGGGCTGGTGCCGTCGTGGGCCGACGACGACAGCGGCGGGCTGATCAACGCGCGAGCGGAGTCCGTCGCCGAGAAGCCGAGCTTTCGGGAGGCCTACCAGCGGCGTCGCTGTCTGGTTCCGGCGGACGGCTTCTACGAGTGGGTCGAGACCGACGACGGGAAACAGCCCTACCGAGTCAGTTTCGAGGACGAGCGCGTGTTCGCGCTGGCCGGTCTCTGGGAGCGCTGGGAACCGAAAACGACCCAGACCGGGCTGGACGCGTTCGGCGGCGGGGTCGACGAGGAAACCGAGAGCGGCCCGCTCGAGACCTTTACTATCGTGACGACGGAACCGAACGACCTCGTCGCGGATCTTCACCACCGAATGGCGGTGATCCTCGAGCCGGACGACGAGCGCCGGTGGCTGACGGCCGACGATCCGCGCGCGTTACTCGAGCCGCATCCGGCCGAGGAGATGCGGACGTACCCGGTGTCGACGGCTATGAACGATCCGTCGGTCGACGAGCCGTCGCTGCTCGAGCCGTTCGAGCCGGCGGGGTAG
- a CDS encoding gluconate 2-dehydrogenase subunit 3 family protein, with product MELTRRDAVAALTALGVGGTLSGCVAPPGTEPVDTERLREGLAAAAEVVYPSEVTGTATFVEAFLEGRLEDRSHAEGMEAAVAELDENASVWYDDRFAALSRDDREQVLRNLHADSANEHPEGTTSERVRYYVVNELLLALYASPAGGELVGLENPQGHPGGLGSYQRGPEA from the coding sequence ATGGAGCTGACCAGACGGGACGCGGTCGCCGCGCTGACGGCCCTCGGCGTCGGTGGGACGCTCTCGGGCTGTGTCGCCCCGCCGGGCACCGAGCCGGTCGACACCGAACGACTCCGCGAGGGGCTGGCCGCGGCCGCCGAAGTCGTCTACCCGAGCGAGGTCACCGGGACGGCGACGTTCGTCGAGGCGTTCCTCGAGGGCCGGCTCGAGGATCGATCGCACGCCGAGGGGATGGAAGCGGCGGTCGCGGAACTGGACGAGAACGCGTCAGTGTGGTACGACGACCGGTTCGCGGCGCTGTCGAGAGACGACCGCGAGCAGGTCCTTCGGAACCTACACGCCGACAGCGCCAACGAACACCCCGAGGGGACGACATCCGAGCGAGTGCGCTACTACGTGGTGAACGAACTGCTGCTCGCGCTGTACGCCTCGCCGGCCGGCGGGGAACTCGTCGGGCTCGAGAACCCGCAGGGCCATCCCGGCGGACTCGGAAGCTACCAGCGGGGGCCCGAGGCGTGA